Proteins from a genomic interval of Kitasatospora herbaricolor:
- a CDS encoding SpoIIE family protein phosphatase, producing MRDHQPPRDADDRPRTELNPRTPTGVPATSPQPAGGAPRSRTDQSADPAGRGAVGRLTSTVERLSRELTRARAEADGRALVELAKGILVERLGYGPADAFRQLENLAAQSNVSVLELAADLVNQASHDRIAEIARGFVAAAGEPSVAVRLRSVETGMLDADDVQAVAQSALEHALRPLGAQAVAIWSANTDQSLTLAGSAGFDERESARWRHVPPGVPTPARQALAERTTTTYESLSAAGLPSIGQREITGGRLAVPAGLGGRITGVLEICWPEALPPQSQSLERQFQALAELCATALESHPAGHIDPSTAPQTAELLELIHGLPDPCMVLQPLFDATDLPTDYLIKHINPGFVDFAGRPRNAILGARLMEAYPLAAGPGGLVEKVEHVLATGESFRSPAMTLSALVDGVPLATEAAVNISRHGSQVVVHWRTEDGTARVASLLQHAQRLGRIGGFEENLRSGEIAWNDTLFDLYGLAHTADPISIEQLAAHAHADDEHTIGRFLRTLLHHRRPASTAFRLKRADGIARHIRVVAEPIVGADTRLIAVRGAYQDVSAQHWTEVALAATRDQLAHTQQQSAERSRLALQLQHAIMPPSRGPLDLHGLRVAVRYRPAEKEHLVGGDWYDTVDLPSGQILLCVGDVAGHGIDAATGMVALRNALRGLAATGAGPAQLLSWLNSVTHHLTDNVTATAVCALYEPKTHVLRWARAGHLPPVLLRDGLARELPLVGGILLGAIHQAEYEEGRIELKSGDTLMMYTDGLIERKDRSLQASLDDLLATAQTPEPSDDLAELEHRLDHLLTYSRADTDDDTCVIGIKVG from the coding sequence TTGTCGAACTCGCCAAGGGCATTCTCGTGGAGCGCCTCGGGTACGGCCCCGCGGACGCCTTCCGCCAGTTGGAGAACCTTGCGGCACAGTCGAACGTCTCCGTCCTGGAGCTGGCTGCGGACCTGGTCAACCAGGCCTCCCACGACCGGATAGCCGAGATCGCCCGCGGATTCGTCGCGGCCGCCGGCGAGCCGTCGGTGGCGGTGCGGCTGCGCAGCGTGGAGACCGGCATGCTGGACGCCGACGATGTCCAGGCCGTCGCGCAATCGGCCCTGGAGCACGCGCTGCGGCCGCTCGGGGCGCAGGCAGTGGCCATCTGGTCGGCCAACACGGACCAGTCGCTGACGCTGGCGGGCAGCGCCGGCTTCGACGAGCGCGAATCGGCCCGCTGGCGTCACGTTCCCCCCGGGGTGCCGACCCCGGCCCGCCAGGCACTGGCCGAACGAACGACCACCACGTACGAATCGCTGTCCGCGGCAGGGCTCCCCTCCATCGGGCAGCGCGAGATCACCGGCGGCCGACTCGCCGTCCCGGCCGGACTGGGCGGCCGGATCACCGGCGTTCTCGAGATCTGCTGGCCCGAGGCGCTCCCCCCGCAGTCGCAGTCGCTGGAGAGGCAGTTCCAGGCACTGGCCGAACTCTGTGCAACCGCGCTCGAATCCCACCCGGCAGGCCACATCGACCCGTCCACCGCTCCGCAGACGGCCGAACTCCTGGAGCTGATCCACGGACTGCCGGACCCTTGCATGGTCCTGCAGCCGCTCTTCGACGCGACCGATCTGCCGACCGACTACCTGATCAAGCACATCAACCCCGGCTTCGTCGACTTCGCGGGCCGGCCCCGCAACGCCATTCTGGGCGCCCGGCTGATGGAGGCCTACCCGCTGGCCGCCGGGCCGGGCGGCCTGGTCGAGAAGGTCGAACACGTCCTGGCCACCGGGGAGTCGTTCCGTTCGCCGGCCATGACGCTGTCGGCCCTCGTCGACGGAGTTCCGCTGGCCACCGAAGCCGCGGTGAACATCAGCCGCCACGGATCCCAGGTCGTGGTCCACTGGCGCACCGAGGACGGGACCGCCCGGGTCGCGAGCCTTCTCCAGCATGCCCAGCGGCTCGGACGCATCGGAGGGTTCGAGGAGAACCTCCGCAGCGGCGAGATCGCCTGGAACGACACCTTGTTCGACCTGTACGGGCTGGCGCACACCGCCGACCCCATCTCGATCGAGCAACTGGCGGCCCACGCCCACGCGGACGACGAGCACACCATCGGCCGGTTCCTGCGCACTCTCCTGCACCACCGGCGGCCGGCGTCGACCGCCTTCCGCCTGAAGCGGGCCGACGGGATCGCCCGCCACATCCGGGTGGTCGCGGAGCCCATCGTCGGCGCGGACACCCGCCTGATCGCCGTCCGTGGCGCCTACCAGGACGTCTCCGCCCAGCACTGGACGGAAGTCGCGCTCGCCGCGACCCGTGACCAGCTGGCCCACACCCAACAGCAGTCCGCCGAACGCAGCCGGCTCGCCCTGCAGTTGCAGCACGCCATCATGCCGCCCAGCCGCGGACCGCTGGACCTGCACGGCCTACGGGTCGCCGTCCGCTACCGCCCGGCCGAGAAGGAACATCTGGTCGGCGGCGACTGGTACGACACCGTGGACCTGCCTTCGGGCCAGATCCTGCTGTGTGTCGGTGACGTTGCCGGGCACGGCATCGATGCCGCCACCGGCATGGTCGCTCTCCGCAACGCCCTGCGCGGTCTGGCCGCCACCGGCGCCGGCCCGGCGCAGCTCCTGTCCTGGCTCAACAGCGTGACGCACCATCTGACCGACAACGTCACCGCGACCGCGGTCTGCGCCCTGTACGAGCCCAAGACCCACGTCCTGCGGTGGGCCAGGGCCGGGCATCTTCCACCCGTCCTGCTCCGTGACGGACTGGCGCGGGAGTTGCCGTTGGTCGGGGGCATCCTGCTCGGCGCCATCCATCAGGCCGAATACGAGGAGGGCCGGATCGAGCTGAAGTCCGGGGACACGCTCATGATGTACACGGACGGTCTGATCGAGCGGAAGGACCGCTCCCTGCAGGCGTCTCTTGACGACCTGCTGGCCACCGCCCAGACACCCGAGCCCTCGGACGACCTGGCCGAGCTGGAACACCGCCTCGACCACCTTCTGACCTACAGCAGGGCGGACACCGACGACGACACCTGCGTGATCGGGATCAAGGTCGGCTGA
- a CDS encoding HAD family hydrolase, whose amino-acid sequence MAPTALFDVDGTLLDTNYLHTLAWAEALAQYGHTPPMARIHASIGMGGDQLLDNVLGEARDRGQDGGISSAQGALYARFWPSLRAFEGAGDLLRAVSARGWTVVLASSASGRDLRVMRRALDAEDVVTAATSADDVEASKPAPDLVRAALDKAGARAAEAVFVGDTLWDIRSASAAGVPCIAVLSGGWSEHDLRAAGALEVHENAAALLAGLSDSVLGHPHAREAGD is encoded by the coding sequence ATGGCACCGACGGCCTTGTTCGATGTCGACGGGACGCTCCTCGACACCAACTACCTGCACACGCTCGCCTGGGCGGAGGCCTTGGCCCAGTACGGTCACACGCCGCCGATGGCGCGCATCCACGCCTCCATCGGGATGGGCGGGGACCAGCTCCTCGACAACGTTCTCGGTGAGGCACGTGATCGTGGGCAGGACGGTGGGATCAGCTCCGCCCAGGGCGCGCTGTACGCCCGCTTCTGGCCGTCTCTGCGCGCCTTCGAAGGCGCCGGAGACTTGCTGCGCGCGGTGTCCGCACGTGGCTGGACGGTCGTCCTGGCGAGTTCGGCCTCCGGCCGGGATCTGCGGGTGATGCGTCGCGCCCTGGACGCGGAGGACGTGGTCACCGCCGCCACCAGCGCGGACGACGTCGAGGCCAGCAAGCCGGCACCGGATCTGGTCCGTGCCGCCCTGGACAAAGCAGGTGCCCGAGCGGCTGAAGCCGTCTTCGTCGGGGACACCTTGTGGGACATCCGGTCGGCCTCGGCCGCCGGGGTGCCGTGCATCGCCGTCCTCTCGGGCGGATGGAGCGAACACGACCTGCGGGCTGCGGGGGCGCTGGAGGTGCACGAGAACGCCGCCGCCCTGCTGGCCGGACTGTCCGACAGCGTGCTCGGGCACCCGCACGCTCGCGAGGCGGGAGACTAG
- a CDS encoding SRPBCC family protein, translating to MSKVKEFIDVDAPLHGVYNQWTQFEEFPRFMDGVEEVRQTDDRHCHWTTKVAGARREFDTEIVDQLPDQRISWRTVGGDVRQMGVVTFQRLDDSRTRVSLAMEFEPHGMVEKAGDMLGVLDRQVKGDLSRFKGFIEEQGRATGGWGGRLTPEGAGAPVSPAGRDDAPPREQPQARMTGEGAPPRPVGPDDMRRG from the coding sequence GTGAGCAAGGTGAAGGAGTTCATCGACGTGGACGCCCCCCTGCACGGCGTCTACAACCAGTGGACGCAGTTCGAGGAGTTCCCGCGCTTCATGGACGGCGTGGAGGAGGTCCGGCAGACGGACGACCGGCACTGCCACTGGACCACGAAGGTCGCCGGCGCACGCCGTGAGTTCGACACGGAGATCGTCGATCAGCTCCCCGACCAGCGGATCTCCTGGCGGACGGTGGGAGGCGACGTGCGGCAGATGGGCGTGGTGACGTTCCAGCGCCTCGACGACTCCCGCACCCGGGTGAGCCTGGCCATGGAGTTCGAGCCGCACGGCATGGTGGAGAAGGCCGGCGACATGCTCGGCGTCCTGGACCGGCAGGTCAAGGGCGACCTGAGCCGCTTCAAGGGCTTCATCGAGGAGCAGGGCCGCGCGACCGGAGGCTGGGGCGGTCGCCTGACACCGGAGGGTGCCGGAGCCCCGGTCAGCCCGGCCGGACGGGACGACGCGCCGCCGCGTGAGCAGCCCCAGGCCCGGATGACCGGGGAGGGCGCGCCGCCCCGACCCGTGGGCCCGGACGACATGCGGCGCGGCTGA
- a CDS encoding DUF6328 family protein, with amino-acid sequence MTSDASVRGASRPVADDSDRSGSTDGRDETPQERADRVWIEMLQEVRVSQTGAQILFGFLISVAFTPRFAALATFDRNLYVATVVLGAIATGSLVAPVAFHRFLAGRDMKPELIHVAGRLISVGLVTLPLTITAALLLLLRTATGDPAVAWGLSGCVLLWFTTTWLLLPQLVLRRAAARQRGTGPGGAEAARRDRTAAGRRSGR; translated from the coding sequence ATGACGTCGGACGCGAGTGTGCGGGGCGCGAGCCGCCCCGTGGCCGATGACTCCGACCGTTCGGGGAGCACGGACGGGCGTGACGAGACGCCCCAGGAACGCGCCGACCGCGTGTGGATCGAGATGCTCCAGGAAGTTCGGGTGTCCCAGACCGGTGCGCAGATCCTCTTCGGTTTCCTCATCAGCGTCGCTTTCACGCCCCGCTTCGCCGCGTTGGCCACCTTCGACAGGAACCTGTACGTGGCCACGGTCGTCCTGGGCGCGATCGCCACCGGCTCGCTCGTCGCGCCCGTCGCCTTCCACCGGTTTCTCGCCGGCCGCGACATGAAACCCGAACTCATCCACGTCGCAGGCCGGCTCATCTCCGTCGGCCTGGTCACCCTGCCGCTGACGATCACGGCCGCCCTCCTGCTGCTCCTGCGGACCGCCACAGGCGACCCGGCCGTCGCGTGGGGACTCAGCGGGTGCGTTCTGCTCTGGTTCACCACCACCTGGCTCCTGCTGCCGCAGCTCGTTCTGCGCCGCGCTGCCGCACGCCAGCGCGGCACTGGGCCCGGGGGCGCGGAGGCCGCGCGCCGGGATCGGACCGCCGCCGGACGGCGGTCCGGACGGTGA
- a CDS encoding IS5 family transposase, translating to MGRGDFMNDEWAQLAPHLPKAGRRGGRWTDHRTVINGILFRIRTGVPWRDLPERFGSWKTVYERHRRWSADGTWERILQAVQAEADSQGRIDWSMVSVDSTSCRAHQHAAGAPRRTPRIPKRRSTPRQHRPDEGIGRSRGGLTSKIHLAGEGGRRPLAMLITPGQWGDSPQLIPVLERIRVRRHGGGHPRTRPDHLGGDKAYSSRRNRRYLRRRQIKHTIPEPKDQRANRRRRGSRGGRPAGFDKEMYKRRNEVERTINRLKHFRAVATRYDKRAYVFHGTVTVASIRLWLRP from the coding sequence GTGGGGCGGGGCGATTTTATGAACGATGAGTGGGCGCAACTGGCACCGCATCTGCCGAAGGCCGGTCGCCGCGGCGGACGTTGGACTGATCACCGGACGGTGATCAACGGGATCCTGTTCCGGATCCGCACGGGTGTCCCGTGGCGGGACCTGCCGGAGCGGTTCGGGAGCTGGAAGACCGTGTACGAGCGCCACCGCAGGTGGTCGGCGGACGGCACCTGGGAAAGGATCCTCCAGGCCGTCCAGGCCGAGGCCGACTCTCAGGGGCGCATCGACTGGAGCATGGTGAGTGTGGACTCCACCTCGTGCCGGGCCCACCAGCACGCTGCCGGTGCACCGCGCAGAACACCCCGGATCCCGAAGCGGAGATCAACGCCCCGGCAGCACCGCCCCGACGAGGGAATCGGCCGGTCCCGTGGCGGCCTGACCTCCAAGATCCACCTCGCCGGGGAAGGCGGCCGCCGTCCACTGGCCATGCTGATCACGCCCGGTCAGTGGGGCGACAGCCCTCAGTTGATCCCGGTCCTGGAGCGCATCAGGGTCAGGCGCCACGGCGGCGGGCATCCGCGCACCCGCCCCGACCACCTCGGCGGCGACAAGGCCTACAGCTCCCGCCGAAATCGCCGCTACCTGCGCAGACGCCAGATCAAGCACACCATCCCGGAGCCGAAGGACCAGCGGGCCAACCGCCGGCGGCGCGGCAGCCGAGGAGGCCGGCCCGCGGGCTTCGACAAGGAGATGTACAAGCGCCGGAACGAGGTCGAGCGGACGATCAACCGACTCAAGCACTTCAGGGCCGTCGCGACGCGGTATGACAAGCGCGCCTACGTCTTTCACGGCACCGTCACCGTCGCGTCGATACGCCTCTGGCTCAGACCGTGA
- a CDS encoding alpha/beta fold hydrolase, whose product MTSTDFPEPTLVPVNGVELEVFEAGRENAGKPIVLCHGWPEHAFSWRHQMPALAAAGYHVIAPNQRGYGRSSRPAEVTDYDIAHLSGDLVALLDHYGYEDATFVGHDWGAFVVWGLTLLHPHRVNKVINLSLPYQERGEKPWIEVMEAVLGGDFYFVHFNRQPGVADAVLDDNTFQFLRNLYRKNEPPAEPQPGMALINLARAESPRGEPVMSDSELAVLVSAFETSGFTGTINWYRNLDRNWHLLADADPVVHQPTLMIYGDRDLVARSENLAEFVPDVQVVSLDCGHWIQQEEPEETNRVITKWLAHQDRSSGRTG is encoded by the coding sequence ATGACCTCAACCGATTTCCCCGAGCCCACTCTCGTTCCGGTCAACGGTGTGGAACTCGAAGTCTTCGAAGCGGGACGGGAGAACGCGGGAAAGCCCATCGTGCTCTGCCACGGCTGGCCGGAGCACGCCTTCTCCTGGCGTCACCAGATGCCCGCCCTCGCCGCGGCCGGCTACCACGTCATCGCCCCGAACCAGCGGGGTTACGGCCGCTCGTCCCGCCCGGCCGAAGTGACGGACTACGACATCGCACACCTGTCGGGCGACCTGGTCGCGCTCCTCGACCACTACGGCTACGAAGACGCCACCTTCGTCGGCCATGACTGGGGCGCCTTCGTCGTCTGGGGCCTGACACTGCTGCACCCCCACCGGGTGAACAAGGTGATCAACCTGAGCCTGCCCTACCAGGAGCGCGGAGAGAAACCCTGGATCGAGGTCATGGAAGCCGTGCTCGGCGGCGACTTCTACTTCGTCCACTTCAATCGGCAGCCGGGCGTCGCGGACGCCGTCCTCGACGACAACACCTTCCAGTTCCTCCGCAACCTGTACCGGAAGAACGAGCCCCCCGCGGAGCCCCAGCCGGGCATGGCGCTGATCAATCTCGCCAGAGCGGAATCACCACGCGGAGAGCCCGTCATGAGCGACAGCGAACTGGCCGTCCTCGTCTCCGCCTTCGAAACGTCCGGGTTCACCGGCACCATCAACTGGTACAGGAACCTCGACCGCAACTGGCACCTGCTGGCGGACGCGGACCCGGTCGTCCACCAGCCCACCCTCATGATCTACGGCGACCGGGACCTGGTCGCGAGGTCCGAGAACCTGGCCGAGTTCGTACCCGACGTGCAAGTGGTCAGCCTGGACTGCGGCCACTGGATCCAGCAGGAGGAACCCGAGGAAACGAACCGAGTGATCACGAAATGGCTGGCACATCAGGACCGGTCGAGCGGGCGGACAGGCTGA
- a CDS encoding helix-turn-helix transcriptional regulator has product MRTDRLVAILLLLQRREQVTAAEVARELEVSERTARRDLDALAMAGVPVYSTQGRGGGWRLVGGARTDLSGLTAGEARALFLVAGPASAATPAVKAALRKLVHALPEPFRLQAEAAASSLVTDPRQWGANRAEPRPPRFLDELQDAVIRGVQVRLGYIDGKGTETTRTVHPLGIVAKGPSWYLVTRTGAGRRTFRIDRVSSADPTDDPVNRPEDFDLAGSWREIADEVERRRTPLEIQALCTPHGIGILRIGLGDRLEVGGTRTDGRIEVVIRGRDEYTLAGELAGLVEWLEVTGPPNVRAHLASIGNALVQRYR; this is encoded by the coding sequence GTGCGAACCGACCGGCTGGTGGCCATCCTCCTGTTGCTGCAACGGCGCGAGCAGGTGACGGCGGCGGAGGTCGCCCGGGAGCTGGAGGTCTCCGAGCGCACCGCCCGCCGCGACCTCGACGCCCTGGCCATGGCCGGGGTGCCCGTGTACTCCACGCAAGGCCGAGGCGGCGGCTGGCGCCTGGTGGGCGGTGCCCGCACCGACCTTTCGGGGCTGACCGCGGGTGAGGCCCGCGCCCTGTTCCTGGTCGCCGGCCCGGCCTCGGCCGCGACACCAGCCGTGAAAGCGGCTCTGCGCAAGCTCGTCCATGCCCTGCCGGAGCCGTTCCGCCTGCAGGCCGAGGCGGCGGCGTCGTCACTGGTGACGGACCCGCGACAATGGGGGGCGAACCGGGCCGAGCCCCGACCGCCCCGCTTCCTCGACGAACTCCAGGACGCGGTGATCCGCGGCGTCCAGGTGCGGCTCGGCTACATCGACGGCAAAGGCACCGAAACGACGAGAACCGTCCACCCGCTGGGCATCGTCGCCAAAGGCCCGTCGTGGTACCTCGTCACCCGTACCGGGGCCGGTCGGCGGACCTTCCGGATCGACCGCGTGTCGTCCGCCGACCCGACCGACGATCCGGTGAACCGGCCCGAGGACTTCGACCTCGCCGGGAGCTGGCGCGAGATCGCCGACGAGGTCGAACGCAGGCGAACGCCCCTGGAGATCCAGGCGCTCTGCACACCCCACGGCATCGGCATACTCCGGATCGGGCTCGGCGATCGCCTCGAAGTGGGCGGCACCAGGACCGACGGCCGCATCGAGGTCGTCATCCGCGGCCGCGACGAGTACACCCTCGCCGGTGAGCTCGCCGGGCTCGTGGAATGGCTGGAGGTGACCGGCCCTCCGAACGTGCGAGCCCACCTGGCCTCGATCGGCAACGCGCTCGTCCAGCGCTACCGCTGA
- a CDS encoding PP2C family protein-serine/threonine phosphatase produces the protein MTADLYAVERALRTAAPYALLDTARDILGRRYGVRAVELLLADYSLTVLQRVTDLPHTAEPLPAHAGAPGRAFGSQQAFTEPGPEGGAVVHLPVTVRGDRLGVLSIEVDRADLTPQRQAELGEVAEMLGHQIVVADRDTDLYLRARRKDRLTLAAEMQWQLLPARACTREEYAIGAQLEPAYAIHGDNFDWSATEDRLTLTITNGMGEGIDASLLTNLAINALRNARRAGVDIADQAALADQAVYGQHRGEAHVSVLLLEFHLDTGLVEIVDAGSPQLLRLRDGAVRHIPFEAQLPLGLADDTPYEPQQTRVQRGDRLIFVSDGVYAVASKAGETYGTAALARAVLATRLLPAAEVPRAILTELAAHRDEDPQDDALVVCLDWFGRHPAPADATPS, from the coding sequence GTGACAGCCGACCTGTACGCGGTCGAGCGCGCGCTGCGCACCGCCGCCCCGTACGCGCTGCTGGACACGGCACGCGACATCCTCGGACGCCGCTACGGCGTGCGCGCGGTCGAGCTGCTGCTGGCCGACTACAGCCTGACCGTGCTGCAACGGGTGACCGACCTGCCGCACACGGCCGAGCCGCTGCCCGCGCACGCCGGGGCACCCGGCAGGGCCTTCGGCTCCCAGCAGGCGTTCACCGAGCCCGGCCCTGAGGGCGGTGCGGTGGTGCACCTGCCGGTCACCGTCCGGGGCGACCGGCTCGGTGTGCTGAGCATCGAAGTGGATCGCGCCGACCTCACACCGCAGCGGCAGGCGGAACTGGGCGAGGTCGCCGAGATGCTCGGCCACCAGATCGTCGTCGCGGACCGCGACACCGACCTCTATCTCCGGGCCCGCCGCAAGGACCGCCTCACGCTGGCCGCCGAGATGCAGTGGCAACTGCTGCCGGCCCGTGCCTGCACCCGGGAGGAGTACGCCATCGGCGCCCAACTGGAGCCCGCCTACGCCATCCACGGCGACAACTTCGACTGGTCGGCCACCGAGGACCGCCTCACCCTGACCATCACCAACGGTATGGGTGAGGGCATTGACGCCTCGCTCCTCACCAATCTCGCGATCAACGCGTTGCGCAACGCGCGGCGAGCGGGCGTCGACATCGCGGACCAGGCGGCGCTGGCCGATCAGGCCGTCTACGGCCAGCACAGGGGCGAGGCCCACGTCTCCGTCCTTCTGCTTGAGTTCCACCTGGACACCGGCCTGGTGGAGATCGTCGACGCGGGCTCCCCGCAGTTGCTGCGGCTGCGGGACGGTGCCGTCCGGCACATCCCGTTCGAGGCGCAGCTGCCGCTCGGCCTTGCCGACGACACCCCCTACGAGCCCCAGCAGACCCGGGTGCAGCGTGGCGACCGGCTGATCTTCGTCAGCGACGGTGTGTACGCCGTCGCCTCGAAAGCGGGCGAGACCTACGGCACCGCGGCGCTGGCCCGCGCTGTCCTGGCGACCCGGCTGCTGCCGGCGGCCGAGGTGCCCCGCGCGATCCTGACCGAACTCGCCGCCCACCGCGACGAGGACCCCCAGGACGACGCGCTCGTCGTGTGCCTGGATTGGTTCGGCCGCCACCCGGCTCCGGCCGACGCCACGCCCTCCTGA
- a CDS encoding MarR family winged helix-turn-helix transcriptional regulator, translating into MDPVSPFPGRAEHAATASSVVELLEVLWGRGRDLATAPVSVSQLRLLYVLADNEGINLRSLTDTLASLPSSVSRLCDRLEAIGLVRRSASTTSRRELQLHLTPAGRDFLAQLRSAREQALAEVLDAMPAADRRALMTGLTAFRRAATPPAGETSAARSA; encoded by the coding sequence ATGGACCCCGTCTCCCCGTTCCCGGGCCGTGCCGAACATGCGGCCACCGCGTCGTCCGTGGTGGAGCTTTTGGAGGTCCTCTGGGGTCGGGGCCGGGACCTGGCCACGGCCCCGGTGTCGGTGTCCCAGCTACGGTTGCTCTATGTTCTGGCGGACAACGAGGGCATCAACCTCCGTTCGCTCACCGACACCCTCGCATCGCTCCCTTCGTCGGTCAGCCGGCTGTGTGACCGCCTGGAGGCGATCGGACTCGTCCGGCGCTCCGCCAGTACGACCAGTCGGCGCGAGCTCCAGTTGCACCTGACACCTGCCGGGCGGGACTTTCTGGCCCAGCTGCGCTCGGCTCGGGAACAGGCGCTCGCCGAGGTCCTCGATGCCATGCCCGCGGCCGACCGCCGTGCGCTGATGACCGGCCTGACGGCCTTCCGTCGGGCTGCGACCCCGCCGGCGGGTGAGACTTCGGCCGCACGGTCGGCCTGA
- a CDS encoding PP2C family protein-serine/threonine phosphatase: MDAAGVVLEANESARALFNHAVGDVLADLAVPDWLVQAHRRQGGAAGGSPALPAPSGAVHHRTFEAHPTRDRGAQVLWWLMEITDLRVAEEALRTERDRTGLLAQISSALLSSLNVERCTEVTARMAADHLADAAVIVGPAHGYRYPLTYAQGSGPVTQSMARIDPATVPGLAEALQGYPPVPTRWISPDEIPDWAIPPGFTGPIGSVIVTPLPGHGVPAGVLVLLRADAHRAFTDREEVFARLFAARAGAALSAARLYSEQAALTTVLMRDLLPPTLERVHGVEYAGSYRAANDHERVGGDFYDVHPGAEPDQETFAVLGDVAGKGLEAAALTGKIRSVLHALLPLSGDHQQVLGLLNGALLTSHHARFATLILVSARRRAGQVDLRLTSAGHMRPLIVRNSGQVEEAATSGQLVGALPKVTSRTVTTVLAPGETCLLYTDGITEARGGPTGGEFFGERRLKRALEECAGMPAQAITERVQMLASQWLGRGRHDDMATLAIGAPRGGPLRIVDGRGGRTT, from the coding sequence ATGGACGCCGCGGGCGTCGTGCTGGAGGCGAACGAGTCGGCCCGCGCGCTGTTCAACCACGCGGTGGGCGACGTGCTGGCGGATCTTGCCGTGCCCGACTGGCTCGTCCAGGCGCATCGTCGTCAGGGGGGAGCCGCCGGCGGTTCCCCCGCACTTCCCGCACCTTCGGGTGCGGTGCACCACCGCACCTTCGAGGCGCACCCCACCCGTGACCGAGGGGCACAGGTGTTGTGGTGGCTGATGGAGATCACCGATCTGCGCGTGGCGGAGGAGGCGCTGAGAACTGAGCGGGACCGTACCGGTCTGCTGGCGCAGATTTCCAGCGCGCTGCTGTCCTCACTGAATGTCGAACGCTGCACGGAGGTGACCGCCCGGATGGCTGCCGACCACCTCGCGGATGCGGCCGTCATCGTCGGCCCCGCCCACGGGTACCGCTACCCCCTGACCTACGCACAGGGCAGCGGCCCGGTCACGCAGAGCATGGCCCGGATCGACCCGGCCACCGTGCCCGGCCTGGCGGAGGCCCTTCAGGGTTACCCACCGGTGCCCACCCGCTGGATCAGCCCCGACGAGATCCCCGACTGGGCGATCCCGCCCGGCTTCACCGGTCCCATCGGATCGGTGATCGTCACCCCCCTGCCCGGTCACGGCGTCCCCGCCGGCGTGCTCGTCCTGCTCCGGGCCGATGCTCACCGCGCCTTCACCGACCGCGAGGAGGTCTTCGCCCGGCTGTTCGCCGCCCGCGCGGGCGCCGCCCTGTCCGCGGCCCGCCTCTACAGCGAGCAGGCCGCCCTCACCACCGTGCTGATGCGCGACCTCCTGCCGCCCACGCTGGAGCGCGTGCACGGCGTCGAATACGCCGGCAGCTACCGGGCCGCCAACGACCACGAACGCGTGGGCGGAGACTTCTACGACGTCCACCCCGGCGCGGAGCCCGACCAGGAGACGTTCGCGGTCCTCGGCGACGTCGCGGGCAAAGGACTGGAGGCTGCCGCACTCACCGGCAAGATCCGCAGCGTCCTGCACGCCCTGCTCCCCCTGTCGGGCGACCACCAGCAGGTGCTCGGCCTGCTGAACGGCGCCCTGCTCACCTCCCACCATGCCCGGTTCGCGACGCTGATTCTCGTGTCCGCCCGGCGACGGGCCGGGCAGGTGGACCTGAGGCTGACAAGCGCCGGCCACATGCGTCCGCTGATCGTCCGCAACAGCGGCCAGGTGGAGGAAGCCGCCACATCCGGCCAGTTGGTCGGGGCACTGCCGAAGGTGACCTCCCGCACGGTCACGACCGTCCTGGCTCCCGGCGAGACGTGCCTGCTCTACACCGACGGCATCACCGAGGCTCGCGGTGGACCGACCGGTGGCGAGTTCTTCGGTGAGCGACGCCTGAAGCGGGCCCTGGAGGAGTGCGCGGGAATGCCCGCGCAGGCGATCACGGAGCGGGTGCAGATGCTGGCTTCCCAGTGGCTGGGCCGAGGGCGGCACGACGACATGGCGACTCTCGCCATCGGCGCACCGCGGGGCGGACCGCTGAGGATCGTGGACGGGCGCGGCGGGAGGACCACATGA